A single window of Pyrus communis chromosome 10, drPyrComm1.1, whole genome shotgun sequence DNA harbors:
- the LOC137746775 gene encoding uncharacterized protein codes for MKLKQLEGHLGGLQQFSNPKVELEQYPTGPHIASRMLFTAENSFGDVSGKVVADFGCGCGTLGVAAALLGAEQVIGIDIDAQSLEIAVENAEDLELDMNFIQCNIKNLGWRGSVVDTVVMNPPFGTRIKGADMDFLSVALKIASQAVYSLHKTSTRDHVKRAALQNFNASSAEVICELRYDVPQLYKFHKKREVDIAVDFWRFVPKSI; via the exons ATGAAGCTGAAGCAGTTGGAAGGCCACCTTGGCGGTCTTCAACAGTTCTCCAATCCAAAg GTGGAGTTGGAGCAATACCCAACTGGACCCCACATTGCTTCTCGCATGCTCTTCACT GCGGAGAATTCATTCGGAGACGTGAGTGGGAAGGTAGTGGCTGATTTCGGTTGCGGTTGCGGTACATTGGGTGTTGCAGCTGCACTCTTGGGCGCGGA ACAGGTGATTGGCATTGACATCGATGCTCAGTCGCTTGAAATAGCTGTGGAAAATGCCGAGGATCTTGAG TTGGACATGAATTTTATTCAGTGCAACATTAAGAACTTAGGATGGAGAG GTAGCGTTGTTGATACTGTCGTAATGAATCCTCCATTTGGAACTCGGATTAAGGGTGCTGACATGGATTTCCTCTCAGTAGCCTTGAAG ATTGCTTCTCAAGCAGTTTATTCCTTGCACAAGACTTCCACAAGAGAT CATGTGAAAAGGGCAGCCTTGCAGAACTTCAATGCGAGCAGTGCTGAAGTTATATGTGAG CTTCGATACGATGTACCACAGCTGTACAAATTTCACAAGAAAAGGGAGGTGGATATTGCCGTGGACTTTTGGCGATTTGTTCCCAAGAGTATCTAG
- the LOC137746773 gene encoding polyprotein of EF-Ts, chloroplastic-like isoform X2, with amino-acid sequence MTPVIPYSISNVSHIPGTALTVRKNNCLTKFSFSRKSARHTLSPQSFLLPFSTSIKSFPLYHSRCPVHHKCRIPVSATGTDVAVEEADSPVEDAASGEAKSPEDSPSPSQDAQPKRTKPVRKSEMPPVKNEELVVGATFTGKVRSIQPFGAFIDFGAFTDGLVHVSQLSDSYVKDVGSDSYVKDVGSIVSVGQEVKVTLVEANPETGRISLTMRQRDDGSKPQQRKDASAGSDRGGPGRRSGPKKGDRKNEVRKTTKFEKGQDLVGTVKNFGRAGAFISLPEGEEGFLPTSEEPDDGFANVMGETSLQLGQEINVRVLRTTRGQVTLTMKKEEDILKSDSQVSQGVIHTATNPFVLAFRQNKDIASFLDEREKIEKAAKAIPSSESGIPEVLDEKASSEQGTLGVPAAVDETVENGGASSEDQESPVSSTIETLETTEQTIEKEEVSSDIVAPEGSTSTTDGVENAIADLSSEIANHTSASEIPTGKEVIEPQVDDTIAKGELQPPTSESEIPSAALETTEQTIEKEEVSSDILAPEGSISTTDGVENASADLSGEIANHISASEIPTGGEVIEAQVDDTIAKVELQPPTSESEIPSAALTEEPKESEATKVVEDLADNITEEAQIQTSAAESELPSITQVEDDKVDSSPKKNGSVSNSNGQSDNPSPKESKPKATISPALVKQLREETGAGMMDCKNALSETGGDIVKATEFLRKKGLASAEKKASRATAEGRIGSYIHDSRIGILLEVNCETDFVSRGDIFKELVDDLAMQVAACPQVQYLATEDVPEEFVTKERAIEMQKEDLLSKPEQIRSKIVDGRIRKRLEELALLEQPFIKNDKVVVKDLVKQTISTIGENIKVKRFVRYNLGEGLEKKSQDFAAEVAAQTAAKPVAMEVKEQPAVVEVKETVEKAPTVAVSAALVKQLRDETGAGMMDCKKALSETGGDLEKAQEYLRKKGLSSAEKKSSRLAAEGRIGSYIHDARIGVLIEVNCETDFVGRSENFKGLVDDLAMQVVACPQVQYVSIEDIPESIVNKEKELERQREDLLSKPENIRERIVEGRISKRLGELALLEQAFIKDDSILVKDLVKQTVAALGENIKVRRFVRFTLGEAVETVEDTEAEA; translated from the exons ATGACGCCTGTAATTCCGTATTCTATAAGCAATGTCTCGCATATACCTGGAACTGCCTTGACTGTAAGAAAGAACAATTGTTTAACAAAATTCAGTTTTTCGAGGAAATCTGCAAGACATACTCTATCCCCACAGAGTTTTCTTTTACCTTTTTCGACCTCTATCAAATCTTTTCCATTGTACCACAGCAGGTGCCCCGTGCATCATAAATGTAGAATCCCTGTATCTGCTACAGGAACTGATGTAGCGGTTGAGGAAGCAGACTCACCAGTTGAAGATGCAGCTTCTGGTGAAGCCAAATCCCCTGAGGATAGTCCCAGCCCATCTCAAGATGCTCAACCAAAGCGTACAAAACCTGTTAGGAAAAGTGAGATGCCGCCTGTGAAGAATGAGGAGCTGGTTGTGGGTGCAACTTTTACCGGGAAAGTAAGATCAATCCAGCCATTTGGTGCTTTTATTGATTTTGGAGCTTTCACAGATGGACTCGTACATGTTTCACAATTGAGTGATAGTTACGTCAAGGACGTTGGAAGTGATAGTTACGTCAAGGACGTTGGAAGCATCGTTTCTGTTGGGCAAGAGGTGAAGGTGACATTAGTTGAAGCCAATCCGGAGACTGGGCGAATCTCTCTCACTATGCGTCAACGTGACGATGGCAGTAAGCCGCAGCAAAGGAAAGATGCTTCTGCTGGTAGTGATAGGGGTGGACCTGGTAGAAGGAGTGGCCCAAAGAAAGGCGATAGGAAAAATGAGGTGAGAAAAACTACGAAGTTTGAAAAGGGGCAGGACCTAGTGGGCACTGTAAAGAATTTCGGCAGGGCTGGTGCTTTTATATCTCTTCCTGAGGGGGAGGAAGGATTCCTCCCTACATCAGAGGAACCTGACGATGGATTTGCAAACGTCATGGGAGAGACCTCCCTGCAGCTTGGCCAAGAAATAAACGTCCGTGTCCTGCGTACTACAAGAGGACAAGTAACCTTGAcgatgaagaaagaagaagatattCTAAAGTCGGACTCGCAGGTCAGTCAGGGAGTAATCCACACTGCAACGAACCCATTCGTTCTGGCGTTCCGCCAAAACAAGGATATTGCTTCTTTTTTGgatgaaagagagaaaatagaaaaagcaGCTAAAGCAATTCCAAGCAGTGAGTCCGGTATTCctgaagtgttggatgaaaaAGCAAGCAGCGAGCAGGGAACTCTTGGTGTCCCTGCAGCGGTAGATGAAACTGTTGAAAATGGTGGTGCTTCTTCAGAGGACCAGGAAAGCCCAGTTTCTAGTACAATTGAAACACTAGAAACTACAGAACAAACCATAGAAAAAGAAGAGGTGAGTTCTGATATCGTGGCGCCTGAAGGGAGTACATCTACCACGGATGGAGTGGAAAACGCAATCGCAGATTTGTCTAGTGAAATAGCTAATCACACGTCGGCTTCAGAAATTCCAACAGGCAAAGAGGTTATAGAGCCTCAAGTGGATGATACCATAGCAAAAGGTGAACTGCAACCACCTACTTCAGAGAGCGAAATTCCTTCTGCTGCACTAGAAACTACAGAACAAACCATAGAAAAAGAAGAGGTGAGTTCTGATATCTTGGCTCCTGAAGGGAGTATATCTACCACGGATGGAGTGGAAAATGCAAGTGCGGATTTGTCTGGTGAAATAGCTAATCACATATCGGCTTCAGAAATTCCAACAGGCGGAGAGGTTATAGAGGCTCAAGTAGATGATACCATAGCAAAAGTTGAACTGCAACCACCTACTTCAGAGAGCGAAATTCCTTCTGCTGCACTAACTGAAGAACCAAAAG AAAGTGAGGCCACCAAAGTAGTAGAAGACCTAGCTGACAACATTACGGAGGAAGCTCAGATTCAAACATCTGCTGCTGAGAGTGAATTGCCGTCTATCACACAAGTGGAAGATGACAAAGTGGACAGTTCTCCCAAGAAGAATGGCAGTGTTTCTAATTCAAATGGACAATCTGACAATCCTTCCCCGAAGGAAAGTAAACCTAAAG CTACTATATCACCAGCCCTTGTAAAGCAGCTGCGTGAAGAAACAGGAGCTGGAATGATGGATTGCAAAAATGCTTTGTCAGAGACTGGCGGGGACATTGTTAAAGCTACGGAGTTCCTCAGAAAGAAAGGTTTAGCAAGTGCAGAAAAGAAAGCCAGCAGAGCCACTGCTGAAGGAAGAATAGGTTCATACATTCACGATAGCAGAATAGGTATCTTGCTAGAGGTAAACTGTGAGACAGATTTTGTTTCTCGGGGTGACATTTTCAAGGAGCTGGTTGATGATTTAGCCATGCAAGTGGCTGCATGCCCTCAAGTACAGTACCTTGCTACAGAAGATGTTCCTGAAGAGTTTGTGACCAAGGAAAGAGCAATTGAGATGCAGAAAGAAGATCTTTTGTCAAAGCCAGAGCAGATTAGATCAAAGATTGTTGACGGGAGGATAAGGAAGAGGCTTGAGGAGCTGGCATTGCTTGAGCAGCCTTTCATTAAGAATGATAAGGTGGTGGTGAAGGACTTGGTCAAACAAACCATTTCAACTATTGGAGAAAACATAAAAGTGAAGAGGTTTGTGCGCTACAATCTTGGAGAGGGCTTGGAGAAGAAGAGTCAGGATTTTGCTGCTGAAGTGGCTGCCCAAACTGCGGCAAAACCAGTGGCCATGGAAGTAAAAGAGCAGCCTGCTGTAGTGGAAGTCAAAGAAACTGTTGAGAA GGCACCAACTGTAGCCGTCTCTGCTGCTTTGGTTAAACAACTACGTGATGAAACTGGAGCAGGGATGATGGACTGCAAGAAAGCTCTCTCCGAAACTGGAGGGGACCTTGAGAAGGCACAAGAGTACCTGAGGAAGAAGGGTCTTTCTTCTGCTGAAAAGAAATCCAGCAGGCTTGCTGCTGAAGGCAGGATTGGATCCTACATTCATGACGCCCGCATTGGAGTTCTGATTGAAGTAAACTGCGAGACTGACTTTGTTGGTCGAAGTGAAAATTTCAAGGGGTTGGTTGATGATCTAGCAATGCAAGTCGTGGCCTGCCCGCAGGTGCAATATGTATCCATCGAAGACATTCCAGAGAGCATAGTGaacaaggaaaaagagcttgagaGGCAGAGGGAGGACCTTCTTTCAAAACCCGAGAACATTAGAGAGAGAATCGTGGAGGGGAGGATCTCAAAGAGGCTTGGGGAGCTGGCTCTTTTAGAGCAAGCTTTCATTAAAGATGACAGTATTTTGGTGAAGGACCTAGTAAAGCAGACTGTTGCTGCTCTCGGTGAGAACATAAAAGTACGCAGGTTTGTTCGGTTCACTCTTGGGGAGGCAGTTGAGACGGTTGAGGACACAGAAGCTGAAGCatga
- the LOC137746773 gene encoding polyprotein of EF-Ts, chloroplastic-like isoform X1 encodes MTPVIPYSISNVSHIPGTALTVRKNNCLTKFSFSRKSARHTLSPQSFLLPFSTSIKSFPLYHSRCPVHHKCRIPVSATGTDVAVEEADSPVEDAASGEAKSPEDSPSPSQDAQPKRTKPVRKSEMPPVKNEELVVGATFTGKVRSIQPFGAFIDFGAFTDGLVHVSQLSDSYVKDVGSDSYVKDVGSIVSVGQEVKVTLVEANPETGRISLTMRQRDDGSKPQQRKDASAGSDRGGPGRRSGPKKGDRKNEVRKTTKFEKGQDLVGTVKNFGRAGAFISLPEGEEGFLPTSEEPDDGFANVMGETSLQLGQEINVRVLRTTRGQVTLTMKKEEDILKSDSQVSQGVIHTATNPFVLAFRQNKDIASFLDEREKIEKAAKAIPSSESGIPEVLDEKASSEQGTLGVPAAVDETVENGGASSEDQESPVSSTIETLETTEQTIEKEEVSSDIVAPEGSTSTTDGVENAIADLSSEIANHTSASEIPTGKEVIEPQVDDTIAKGELQPPTSESEIPSAALETTEQTIEKEEVSSDILAPEGSISTTDGVENASADLSGEIANHISASEIPTGGEVIEAQVDDTIAKVELQPPTSESEIPSAALTEEPKDGTKSDRTSDPSEELADDDIILTESEATKVVEDLADNITEEAQIQTSAAESELPSITQVEDDKVDSSPKKNGSVSNSNGQSDNPSPKESKPKATISPALVKQLREETGAGMMDCKNALSETGGDIVKATEFLRKKGLASAEKKASRATAEGRIGSYIHDSRIGILLEVNCETDFVSRGDIFKELVDDLAMQVAACPQVQYLATEDVPEEFVTKERAIEMQKEDLLSKPEQIRSKIVDGRIRKRLEELALLEQPFIKNDKVVVKDLVKQTISTIGENIKVKRFVRYNLGEGLEKKSQDFAAEVAAQTAAKPVAMEVKEQPAVVEVKETVEKAPTVAVSAALVKQLRDETGAGMMDCKKALSETGGDLEKAQEYLRKKGLSSAEKKSSRLAAEGRIGSYIHDARIGVLIEVNCETDFVGRSENFKGLVDDLAMQVVACPQVQYVSIEDIPESIVNKEKELERQREDLLSKPENIRERIVEGRISKRLGELALLEQAFIKDDSILVKDLVKQTVAALGENIKVRRFVRFTLGEAVETVEDTEAEA; translated from the exons ATGACGCCTGTAATTCCGTATTCTATAAGCAATGTCTCGCATATACCTGGAACTGCCTTGACTGTAAGAAAGAACAATTGTTTAACAAAATTCAGTTTTTCGAGGAAATCTGCAAGACATACTCTATCCCCACAGAGTTTTCTTTTACCTTTTTCGACCTCTATCAAATCTTTTCCATTGTACCACAGCAGGTGCCCCGTGCATCATAAATGTAGAATCCCTGTATCTGCTACAGGAACTGATGTAGCGGTTGAGGAAGCAGACTCACCAGTTGAAGATGCAGCTTCTGGTGAAGCCAAATCCCCTGAGGATAGTCCCAGCCCATCTCAAGATGCTCAACCAAAGCGTACAAAACCTGTTAGGAAAAGTGAGATGCCGCCTGTGAAGAATGAGGAGCTGGTTGTGGGTGCAACTTTTACCGGGAAAGTAAGATCAATCCAGCCATTTGGTGCTTTTATTGATTTTGGAGCTTTCACAGATGGACTCGTACATGTTTCACAATTGAGTGATAGTTACGTCAAGGACGTTGGAAGTGATAGTTACGTCAAGGACGTTGGAAGCATCGTTTCTGTTGGGCAAGAGGTGAAGGTGACATTAGTTGAAGCCAATCCGGAGACTGGGCGAATCTCTCTCACTATGCGTCAACGTGACGATGGCAGTAAGCCGCAGCAAAGGAAAGATGCTTCTGCTGGTAGTGATAGGGGTGGACCTGGTAGAAGGAGTGGCCCAAAGAAAGGCGATAGGAAAAATGAGGTGAGAAAAACTACGAAGTTTGAAAAGGGGCAGGACCTAGTGGGCACTGTAAAGAATTTCGGCAGGGCTGGTGCTTTTATATCTCTTCCTGAGGGGGAGGAAGGATTCCTCCCTACATCAGAGGAACCTGACGATGGATTTGCAAACGTCATGGGAGAGACCTCCCTGCAGCTTGGCCAAGAAATAAACGTCCGTGTCCTGCGTACTACAAGAGGACAAGTAACCTTGAcgatgaagaaagaagaagatattCTAAAGTCGGACTCGCAGGTCAGTCAGGGAGTAATCCACACTGCAACGAACCCATTCGTTCTGGCGTTCCGCCAAAACAAGGATATTGCTTCTTTTTTGgatgaaagagagaaaatagaaaaagcaGCTAAAGCAATTCCAAGCAGTGAGTCCGGTATTCctgaagtgttggatgaaaaAGCAAGCAGCGAGCAGGGAACTCTTGGTGTCCCTGCAGCGGTAGATGAAACTGTTGAAAATGGTGGTGCTTCTTCAGAGGACCAGGAAAGCCCAGTTTCTAGTACAATTGAAACACTAGAAACTACAGAACAAACCATAGAAAAAGAAGAGGTGAGTTCTGATATCGTGGCGCCTGAAGGGAGTACATCTACCACGGATGGAGTGGAAAACGCAATCGCAGATTTGTCTAGTGAAATAGCTAATCACACGTCGGCTTCAGAAATTCCAACAGGCAAAGAGGTTATAGAGCCTCAAGTGGATGATACCATAGCAAAAGGTGAACTGCAACCACCTACTTCAGAGAGCGAAATTCCTTCTGCTGCACTAGAAACTACAGAACAAACCATAGAAAAAGAAGAGGTGAGTTCTGATATCTTGGCTCCTGAAGGGAGTATATCTACCACGGATGGAGTGGAAAATGCAAGTGCGGATTTGTCTGGTGAAATAGCTAATCACATATCGGCTTCAGAAATTCCAACAGGCGGAGAGGTTATAGAGGCTCAAGTAGATGATACCATAGCAAAAGTTGAACTGCAACCACCTACTTCAGAGAGCGAAATTCCTTCTGCTGCACTAACTGAAGAACCAAAAG aTGGAACAAAAAGTGATAGAACTTCTGATCCTTCTGAAGAATTAGCTGATGATGACATCATTTTGACAGAAAGTGAGGCCACCAAAGTAGTAGAAGACCTAGCTGACAACATTACGGAGGAAGCTCAGATTCAAACATCTGCTGCTGAGAGTGAATTGCCGTCTATCACACAAGTGGAAGATGACAAAGTGGACAGTTCTCCCAAGAAGAATGGCAGTGTTTCTAATTCAAATGGACAATCTGACAATCCTTCCCCGAAGGAAAGTAAACCTAAAG CTACTATATCACCAGCCCTTGTAAAGCAGCTGCGTGAAGAAACAGGAGCTGGAATGATGGATTGCAAAAATGCTTTGTCAGAGACTGGCGGGGACATTGTTAAAGCTACGGAGTTCCTCAGAAAGAAAGGTTTAGCAAGTGCAGAAAAGAAAGCCAGCAGAGCCACTGCTGAAGGAAGAATAGGTTCATACATTCACGATAGCAGAATAGGTATCTTGCTAGAGGTAAACTGTGAGACAGATTTTGTTTCTCGGGGTGACATTTTCAAGGAGCTGGTTGATGATTTAGCCATGCAAGTGGCTGCATGCCCTCAAGTACAGTACCTTGCTACAGAAGATGTTCCTGAAGAGTTTGTGACCAAGGAAAGAGCAATTGAGATGCAGAAAGAAGATCTTTTGTCAAAGCCAGAGCAGATTAGATCAAAGATTGTTGACGGGAGGATAAGGAAGAGGCTTGAGGAGCTGGCATTGCTTGAGCAGCCTTTCATTAAGAATGATAAGGTGGTGGTGAAGGACTTGGTCAAACAAACCATTTCAACTATTGGAGAAAACATAAAAGTGAAGAGGTTTGTGCGCTACAATCTTGGAGAGGGCTTGGAGAAGAAGAGTCAGGATTTTGCTGCTGAAGTGGCTGCCCAAACTGCGGCAAAACCAGTGGCCATGGAAGTAAAAGAGCAGCCTGCTGTAGTGGAAGTCAAAGAAACTGTTGAGAA GGCACCAACTGTAGCCGTCTCTGCTGCTTTGGTTAAACAACTACGTGATGAAACTGGAGCAGGGATGATGGACTGCAAGAAAGCTCTCTCCGAAACTGGAGGGGACCTTGAGAAGGCACAAGAGTACCTGAGGAAGAAGGGTCTTTCTTCTGCTGAAAAGAAATCCAGCAGGCTTGCTGCTGAAGGCAGGATTGGATCCTACATTCATGACGCCCGCATTGGAGTTCTGATTGAAGTAAACTGCGAGACTGACTTTGTTGGTCGAAGTGAAAATTTCAAGGGGTTGGTTGATGATCTAGCAATGCAAGTCGTGGCCTGCCCGCAGGTGCAATATGTATCCATCGAAGACATTCCAGAGAGCATAGTGaacaaggaaaaagagcttgagaGGCAGAGGGAGGACCTTCTTTCAAAACCCGAGAACATTAGAGAGAGAATCGTGGAGGGGAGGATCTCAAAGAGGCTTGGGGAGCTGGCTCTTTTAGAGCAAGCTTTCATTAAAGATGACAGTATTTTGGTGAAGGACCTAGTAAAGCAGACTGTTGCTGCTCTCGGTGAGAACATAAAAGTACGCAGGTTTGTTCGGTTCACTCTTGGGGAGGCAGTTGAGACGGTTGAGGACACAGAAGCTGAAGCatga